The Actinomycetes bacterium nucleotide sequence ACCAGCTGGGCTTTAAGATAAATAACTTCTTTTTTATTGTTATCTCTTTCTATAGAATTAAACAGGATATTGGCTCCAGCTTTGCCCATCCTTCGTTTAGGAAGGCTTATGGTAGACAGGGCAGGATTGGCAAACCTGGCTGCACTTATATTGCCGTATCCTATTATGGAAACGTCATCAGGAATTACCAGCCCGTTATTCTGTATGGCTTTCATCGCTCCCAGGGCCATGATATCGGTCTGGCAAATCAGGGCGGTGAATTCCGGCTTACCTTTATTTTTTATATGGCTGTCAACTGTGTCATGGCCATAGCTATACTGATTTATAATTATCTGGTTAGCTAAAAAAACCAGGTGTGAATCCAGTTTCAGGCCATTTTGCTCCAAACCTTCTATATAACCACTATACTTGTTTTCCGGAATAACGATATTGGGTGCACTCCATCCCAGATAGCCAATCAAGTTATGGCCTTTGTTTACCAGGTAAATAATCGCATCCTTTATGGCCTGGTTACTGTTAACCACCACCGAGGGATAATTGGTCTCTTCACAATACCGGTTGACTAGTACCAGATTTTTAAGATCCCAGGTTGCGGACATTACTTTTTTAAATCCGCAGGAACCACCGACAAAAATATAACCGTCCACAAACATGGATCCCAGCTTTTTTAACTGGTTTATCTCCACCTCATCATCATAATAGGTACTAACCACTACCGCCAGGTAACCTCTCTTTTTTGCTTCTTCATCGATTCCCTGGACCACTTCAGCATAAAAAGGATTATTTATATCCGGCAGCACTATACCTATAATACCAGTCTTTTTTTTGCTCAGGCCCCTGGCAATAATATTGGGGCTGTAATTGTATTTTTCGGCAATTTCAAAAACCTTTTTCTTGGTCTCTTCTTTTACATGCCTCTGTCCGGATAAAGCATTGGATACCGTTGCAGTGGATACGCCAACCATTTTTGCAATGTCTTTTATGGTTAACTGAGTTTTTTTATCATCCATGGAAAATAGTGGTAGTTGTCCTTAAGGCTAATGATATAGAAACATTAGTTTGGTGACAAACATAAAAAATTTAGGAAAGAAATGGCCAGGATTTACCTGGCCATTTAACCTTATCTCTGAATATTATAAAAAGAATTGAGTCCCAGATACCTGGCCTCGTCTCCCAATTCTTCTTCAATCCTGAGCAGCTGGTTGTATTTGCTAACCCTGTCTGTCCTGGAAGGTGCTCCGGTTTTTATCTGGCCTGCATTTACTCCCACCACAATATCAGCAATGGTAGTGTCTTCAGTCTCCCCTGATCTATGGGATACCACCGCAGTATAACCTGCTGTCTTGGCCATCTCTATGGCATCCAGGGTTTCAGTAAGGGTACCTATCTGGTTTACTTTTATCAGTATGGAATTGGCTACCTTCAGATCTATGCCTTTTTTCAGCCGGCCAGTATTGGTCACAAACAGATCATCCCCTACCAGCTGTACTTTCTGGCCTATTCTTTCAGTAAGTTTCTTCCAGCCAGCCCAATCTTCCTCAGCCATACCGTCTTCAATGGAAATTATGGGATAGTTTTCTACCAGATTCTGGTAATAGTCTACCATCTGGTCCGGGCTCAAAACCTTGCCCTCCCCGGTCAGGTGGTATTTGCCCCCTTTAAAGAATTCAGTAGCAGCAGGATCCAGGGCTATAAAAATTTCCCTGCCCGGCTCATAACCTGCTTTCTGGATAGCAGTTAAAATATATTTTATGGCATCTTCATTAGTGTCCAGGTTGGGGGCAAAGCCTCCTTCATCTCCTACCGAGGTGCTGAGCCCCTTGTCCTTTAATACGCTTTTTAACGAATGGAATATTTCCGCACCCATCCTCAAAGCCTGCTTAAAAGAGTTTGCTCCCAGGGGCATTACCATAAATTCCTGCAGGTCTACGCTATTGTCAGCATGCTTGCCTCCATTGAGTATATTCATCATCGGTGATGGAAGAACA carries:
- the eno gene encoding phosphopyruvate hydratase, giving the protein MSDWTTIIDVYAREILDSRGNPTVEVETVLDCGAVGRAAVPSGASTGQFEAVELRDNDQSRYMGKGVQKAVENVNNIIAPELENMDAIYQREIDQLLLEMDGTDNKEKLGANAMLGVSLAVAKAAAVALDVPLYKYIGGVNAHVLPSPMMNILNGGKHADNSVDLQEFMVMPLGANSFKQALRMGAEIFHSLKSVLKDKGLSTSVGDEGGFAPNLDTNEDAIKYILTAIQKAGYEPGREIFIALDPAATEFFKGGKYHLTGEGKVLSPDQMVDYYQNLVENYPIISIEDGMAEEDWAGWKKLTERIGQKVQLVGDDLFVTNTGRLKKGIDLKVANSILIKVNQIGTLTETLDAIEMAKTAGYTAVVSHRSGETEDTTIADIVVGVNAGQIKTGAPSRTDRVSKYNQLLRIEEELGDEARYLGLNSFYNIQR
- a CDS encoding LacI family transcriptional regulator — translated: MDDKKTQLTIKDIAKMVGVSTATVSNALSGQRHVKEETKKKVFEIAEKYNYSPNIIARGLSKKKTGIIGIVLPDINNPFYAEVVQGIDEEAKKRGYLAVVVSTYYDDEVEINQLKKLGSMFVDGYIFVGGSCGFKKVMSATWDLKNLVLVNRYCEETNYPSVVVNSNQAIKDAIIYLVNKGHNLIGYLGWSAPNIVIPENKYSGYIEGLEQNGLKLDSHLVFLANQIIINQYSYGHDTVDSHIKNKGKPEFTALICQTDIMALGAMKAIQNNGLVIPDDVSIIGYGNISAARFANPALSTISLPKRRMGKAGANILFNSIERDNNKKEVIYLKAQLVKRESVGAHT